A window from Gemmobacter sp. 24YEA27 encodes these proteins:
- a CDS encoding transposase, whose amino-acid sequence MDDPKFRSQIEVLSVVDKGRRREWTDAEKVRIVEESLRGFRQCAATARRYEISRALLTRWRRDFRSGQLVAGSRPQFLAVQVASDTAGTACRQSTTEPTSDREDHVEITLANGRRLAVAAAIDPMLLARLVQVLDRA is encoded by the coding sequence ATGGATGACCCTAAGTTCAGATCACAGATCGAGGTTCTCTCGGTTGTCGACAAAGGTCGGCGGCGGGAATGGACGGATGCCGAGAAGGTTCGGATTGTCGAAGAGAGCCTTCGGGGTTTTCGGCAATGCGCCGCGACGGCTCGGCGTTACGAGATTTCGCGGGCACTGCTGACGCGGTGGCGTCGGGATTTTCGGTCCGGTCAACTTGTCGCTGGCAGTCGCCCGCAGTTTCTTGCGGTGCAGGTTGCTTCGGATACTGCTGGCACGGCATGCCGCCAATCTACCACCGAGCCGACCTCCGACCGCGAAGACCACGTCGAGATCACGCTGGCCAACGGGCGCAGGCTTGCGGTCGCCGCCGCCATCGATCCGATGCTGCTGGCGCGTCTGGTGCAGGTTCTGGACCGGGCATGA